In one Myxocyprinus asiaticus isolate MX2 ecotype Aquarium Trade chromosome 1, UBuf_Myxa_2, whole genome shotgun sequence genomic region, the following are encoded:
- the LOC127420922 gene encoding hepatocyte nuclear factor 4-beta-like isoform X2, with protein sequence MKTSGISLDLSVAEYGVTLDPTYTMLEFGGLRVLPEQTDLIPHPVPASEPVPLLQHSSVNLCAICADRATGKHYGASSCDGCKGFFRRSVRKNHAYTCRFSRQCVVDKDKRNQCRYCRLRKCFRAGMRKQAVQNERDRISCRREGQGVGTLTIDVLLQAEASNHQHLSLNPMRNINTKKIASVGDVCESMKQQLLLLVEWAKRIPEFRELSVDDRVVLLRAHSAEHLILGVARRSLPYNDVILLGNDFIIPVRGTEQEMSKVAARILEELVRPLKELSITDTEFVCLKTIVFFAPDCPGLHCTQAVRQLRFQAQVLLDEATSEQRGRFGELLLLLTTLQSVAWQMVEQLQLMRLLGKASVDSLLMEMLLGEEAARGSESLQVSEPVLSREILTEHIPLPNFTSVILPVPSSLPEEPLLHTHAGPEVYTHGQAADMPKEMANSLAMPTVHTCL encoded by the exons ATGAAGACCTCCGGGATTTCACTTGACCTGAGTGTAGCCGAATATGGAGTCACACTGGACCCTACATACACCATGCTAGAGTTTGGCGGTCTACGCGTGCTCCCTGAACAAACAG ACCTAATACCTCACCCCGTGCCTGCATCAGAACCAGTGCCTTTGCTGCAGCATAGCAGTGTAAACCTCTGCGCTATCTGCGCAGACAGGGCAACAGGGAAACATTACGGTGCATCTAGCTGTGATGGCTGCAAGGGTTTCTTTAGAAGAAGTGTACGCAAGAACCATGCCTACACATGCAG gttcaGCAGACAGTGTGTAGTGGACAAAGACAAAAGAAACCAATGTCGCTACTGCAGACTTCGAAAGTGCTTCAGAGCCGGCATGAGGAAACAGG CTGTTCAAAATGAGCGTGACCGTATCAGCTGTCGCAGAGAGGGCCAAGGGGTGGGAACGCTCACCATCGATGTGTTGCTGCAGGCAGAGGCCAGCAATCATCAG CACCTCTCCCTGAATCCCATGAGGAACATCAACACAAAGAAGATAGCCAGTGTGGGTGATGTGTGTGAATCCATGAAACAGCAACTCCTCCTCTTAGTGGAATGGGCAAAGCGCATCCCTGAATTCCGTGAGCTTTCCGTGGATGACAGA GTTGTGCTGTTGAGAGCTCACTCTGCAGAACACCTCATCTTAGGGGTGGCGCGTCGTTCACTGCCCTACAATGATGTCATCCTGTTGG GAAATGACTTCATCATTCCTGTGAGAGGGACCGAGCAGGAGATGTCCAAGGTAGCAGCTCGTATCTTGGAGGAGCTAGTGAGACCTCTGAAAGAGCTCAGCATCACAGACACAGAATTTGTCTGTCTCAAAACCATTGTCTTCTTTGCCCCAG ACTGCCCTGGACTACATTGTACCCAGGCAGTGCGCCAGTTGCGATTCCAAGCCCAGGTGTTGTTGGATGAGGCCACTAGTGAGCAGCGAGGACGATTTGGGGAGCTACTGTTGCTGCTGACCACACTTCAGAGCGTGGCCTGGCAGATGGTGGAGCAGCTGCAGCTAATGCGTCTTCTGGGCAAGGCCAGCGTGGACAGCCTGTTGATGGAGATGCTACTGGGAGAAGAGGCAGCCAGAGGATCTGAATCACTGCAGGTCTCAG AGCCAGTCCTCTCTAGAGAAATACTGACAGAGCACATCCCACTGCCTAACTTCACATCAGTGATACTCCCTGTACCCTCTT CTCTGCCTGAAGAGCCCTTGCTACACACACACGCTGGGCCTGAGGTCTACACACATGGACAAGCAGCAGACATGCCAAAAGAAATGGCCAACAGCCTCGCCATGCCAACTGTCCACACATGCCTTTAA
- the LOC127420922 gene encoding hepatocyte nuclear factor 4-beta-like isoform X1 — translation MKTSGISLDLSVAEYGVTLDPTYTMLEFGGLRVLPEQTDLIPHPVPASEPVPLLQHSSVNLCAICADRATGKHYGASSCDGCKGFFRRSVRKNHAYTCRFSRQCVVDKDKRNQCRYCRLRKCFRAGMRKQAVQNERDRISCRREGQGVGTLTIDVLLQAEASNHQHLSLNPMRNINTKKIASVGDVCESMKQQLLLLVEWAKRIPEFRELSVDDRVVLLRAHSAEHLILGVARRSLPYNDVILLGNDFIIPVRGTEQEMSKVAARILEELVRPLKELSITDTEFVCLKTIVFFAPDCPGLHCTQAVRQLRFQAQVLLDEATSEQRGRFGELLLLLTTLQSVAWQMVEQLQLMRLLGKASVDSLLMEMLLGEEAARGSESLQVSESNPEPFIFSTSTEPVLSREILTEHIPLPNFTSVILPVPSSLPEEPLLHTHAGPEVYTHGQAADMPKEMANSLAMPTVHTCL, via the exons ATGAAGACCTCCGGGATTTCACTTGACCTGAGTGTAGCCGAATATGGAGTCACACTGGACCCTACATACACCATGCTAGAGTTTGGCGGTCTACGCGTGCTCCCTGAACAAACAG ACCTAATACCTCACCCCGTGCCTGCATCAGAACCAGTGCCTTTGCTGCAGCATAGCAGTGTAAACCTCTGCGCTATCTGCGCAGACAGGGCAACAGGGAAACATTACGGTGCATCTAGCTGTGATGGCTGCAAGGGTTTCTTTAGAAGAAGTGTACGCAAGAACCATGCCTACACATGCAG gttcaGCAGACAGTGTGTAGTGGACAAAGACAAAAGAAACCAATGTCGCTACTGCAGACTTCGAAAGTGCTTCAGAGCCGGCATGAGGAAACAGG CTGTTCAAAATGAGCGTGACCGTATCAGCTGTCGCAGAGAGGGCCAAGGGGTGGGAACGCTCACCATCGATGTGTTGCTGCAGGCAGAGGCCAGCAATCATCAG CACCTCTCCCTGAATCCCATGAGGAACATCAACACAAAGAAGATAGCCAGTGTGGGTGATGTGTGTGAATCCATGAAACAGCAACTCCTCCTCTTAGTGGAATGGGCAAAGCGCATCCCTGAATTCCGTGAGCTTTCCGTGGATGACAGA GTTGTGCTGTTGAGAGCTCACTCTGCAGAACACCTCATCTTAGGGGTGGCGCGTCGTTCACTGCCCTACAATGATGTCATCCTGTTGG GAAATGACTTCATCATTCCTGTGAGAGGGACCGAGCAGGAGATGTCCAAGGTAGCAGCTCGTATCTTGGAGGAGCTAGTGAGACCTCTGAAAGAGCTCAGCATCACAGACACAGAATTTGTCTGTCTCAAAACCATTGTCTTCTTTGCCCCAG ACTGCCCTGGACTACATTGTACCCAGGCAGTGCGCCAGTTGCGATTCCAAGCCCAGGTGTTGTTGGATGAGGCCACTAGTGAGCAGCGAGGACGATTTGGGGAGCTACTGTTGCTGCTGACCACACTTCAGAGCGTGGCCTGGCAGATGGTGGAGCAGCTGCAGCTAATGCGTCTTCTGGGCAAGGCCAGCGTGGACAGCCTGTTGATGGAGATGCTACTGGGAGAAGAGGCAGCCAGAGGATCTGAATCACTGCAGGTCTCAG AGTCAAATCCTGAGCCATTTATATTCTCTACATCTACAGAGCCAGTCCTCTCTAGAGAAATACTGACAGAGCACATCCCACTGCCTAACTTCACATCAGTGATACTCCCTGTACCCTCTT CTCTGCCTGAAGAGCCCTTGCTACACACACACGCTGGGCCTGAGGTCTACACACATGGACAAGCAGCAGACATGCCAAAAGAAATGGCCAACAGCCTCGCCATGCCAACTGTCCACACATGCCTTTAA